DNA from Eucalyptus grandis isolate ANBG69807.140 chromosome 5, ASM1654582v1, whole genome shotgun sequence:
tgaggaagaagatgaagaaacaagggggaaagggaaaaggaaaactaaTGTTAGCTTAACTTGTAGCACTTTCTAGAACTGTAAATCTTTTAGGGCATAAAAAAGAATACGGCAATGTCTAACAAGCCACAAAGAtttcaaggaaaaggaaacaaagcagGGAAATTTAGGATTAACATATACTTGACTTCTTGACACTTCTGGAAACTCCACTTTCTTCCATTTATACTAAGGAAAAGGACAGAAAAGATAGAACAAACGTTCCATAAACCtccattaaatttcatggttatttGGTGCAATAGTCAATTAGTGACAACAAACAGAATCACTATGAAATCACATCCATCAGTAATAAACATAAGGAATCATAAACCTCCAGTAAGCTTTAGCTGTCAATTATCATATGTCACGATTACAAAGTGGAGCTAGGTAGATACGAAATCAACAACAAAAGCAAGTTCCGAAATGCATGCCTCAGAGCTATTTGAACGCAACGCCAGCATTGAGCCACAGCctccaaatttatcatttgtacAGCCATAATATACTTCACACCTGAAAAGGGATAAGGGACATCTAATCATTTATGAATAAACCAATTTTAGGAAAGTTTAGTTTTATTTCAGTATGACCAACAGATGTACCAGTGATTGATAATGCTGCTGCACACAGTATGCATTCACATGTCGCATTAAAGGCCCTGCAACATCCGCAGCTGAAAATCCAGTCCTCTGCCACTGTTCTTGAAGGACATCAAGAGCTTCCATCTCTGCATGTCTTGTTGCCTTTGAAAGCGCAAGAAAAACAAACCAAGCATATCATGTCAAATTTAGGAGCTTCGCCAGAAAGACAGCTTTTCTTAAACATACATTTAGGAATGTTTGCTCCTTCAAGTTAGAATATAAATAAGATTGATCAAGGCATATACTGCATGAACTCAACAAGTTTTGCTTGCTTGAAGTTGTTGAGAATATCACATGGAAAAAGAGGCTTCTTATTGCATTAGCCACCTCCACATTTTCtaacaatatttttatatataccaTGTAGAAAGGTGCCTTTGTTCCTTTATTATGCTCCACAACTAAAAGGGCCAAATACTTTTCGCATCAACTATTCATTACGGTCCTTGAAGTCATTTATAGTAGTGTATTGTCACCACATAACTATAAATAATTACAACAATAGACTATTAGATAAGAGATGATATCTCTTCTAGAAACCATTTTGTATGAAGAAATCTACCCAAGGAGTAGGTTCTTACATCTTAAAAGGCAATACAATGCTTACAATGCATTTTTATACCAAGTAAGATTATCAAAGTCTAGCTAACTCACAACGAAAGAAAACAATGTTAGGAACTTCACAAAAGCAGATAAAAGACCATAATTTGGTTCCAGACATAGCACAATAGTAAATGAAAAGCACAACACATTGTGCATAACAAAGCAAAAACATTGCTATCGATAGCCTTAATCATATCTTACGAAAGAATAATGGGAACAAAACCCTTTACAGCcgaaaaatgcatggaaaattctACTATGAACAGATTTGTTCAGATATATTATTGTATGATCTTTAAGAAATAATTAAGGGAGAAACATAAAAAGATCATCAATAAATTACGAGTGGATAGTTCGAGGGTATTAATTCAGAACACTAACAACACACTTTGACCAAAATTTATAGAAGGGGGTGGAGAAGCAATGATAAACATAAATTTGTGGCTCATTTGTCCGATTTCTTCTTGCCACAATAACGCTCTCCATCCTCAACAATCACATGGCTGTTCAATCAAAGTGCATTATGAATAAATAAGGTACACTATGAAACCATTCACTAATTTAGACTAAAACACTAATCATCTTAGTTAGAAAATATAGTAACATATTTGAAATGCACCTAGTTACTTGACAATCAGTTTCTCACCAACTGGAACTTCAAGGTTGTCCAAAGCAAGTTTTTTCTTACATAAGAAAAGCAAATAGGTCTTATTACTGGTTGGAAGAAGAAATCATGAGGACAAGAGtcagaaattttttcatgcacGCACAATCCATACAGGcaattcaaagagaaaatcaGCATCAAGTTGCTTCTAGTAGAAACATTCAGCGTGTCACATAGCTACGGTTGGAATGAATGCATCTCTCATAGCTATATGATCAAGATCTTGTAGGTCCTGTATAATAAAGTGGTCACAAGCTTCCAAGCAATGGTTTTTACCACATACTCATCCTGTAATTCAGACGCAAATCTCACCTAACTTTTAAACCGATATGGCTCTAACAACACTAAAAACCACATGTCGTCTTATCATTGGTACCTCAGAAGCTTATCTTTGATTAATATTAGGTTTCACTCAAAAATTCGAGAAGCTTCCTGGAGTTTTAGcttctaattcattttccatcatAAATGCCATGGcacataagtaaaaaaaaaaaagagagagagagagagaatgctaAACTGTTGGGAAGGCCTCAGAAATCAGAATTGATAATCAGCTTCTGGCGAGTCTCTATTCTACTGAAGAACTTATGTAAACGCCATGTTTCtcgtgattttttcttttatataccCACAGTTCACAAggtgaaagaaaataattaccTAACCAGTTATTTATGGGCACAACCAATGCTCATTACAACTCTCATGCTCTCGGTAAATTCAGTTTTCAATTCTCCCTATTGCCAAAGTCAACAAGTGGTAAAGGACTCAATTATCAAGCAACCCTTCATGGTGGCTTGCCATCTCACTGCATCTTTATTTTCAACGGTGTTGCCTCTTCAAAGGCCTCATAAAATGTAGAGACAAAGGCCTATCCCATTAATCAAAGTTTATCAAATTCATTAGTCCTGGAAAACTGATCACCTGCTGCACATCTATATGAATTGCACATGCTACTCATCCACATTTCCTAGACACCTCAAAAGCacccaaatctctctctccccctttctcttTAGCATGGCTAATTTTCCACTTCGATGCCTGGTTATGCATAAGGGAGTTCCCAATCTATAGCACCCAGATTGACCCAGTTTTTCGCCTGAAAAGCAGACTGAACCAAGCCATGTACATGCTACTTCCCAGTGTTCCACTCTTCCTCGATTGTTTTTCCTTTGAACCTACACTTCACCTACTCGTTTTAATAAGTTGCCACCTACGAAAAGAAAGACAGAAAAGCTATACCTTCTAGGGATCGTTGTTGATTTTGCAGCATGTAACGTTGATTGCAAGTGTATTCACTACCAAGCATCCACAGACAAATCTCACGAAGAAACACCTTATTCAACGTCTCTCGAAGAAACACCTTCTAGGGACTCTGTTTCCGGATGACGAACTCCTTCTGTTCATCGCTTCCGCCGGCAGGTGGCGATCTCCCATGTCGTCAGAGCTCACTGGTGGTGTCGTGTGGAAGATGAGGAGTCATGATGCTGAAAGCGGCGTCGGCGGAGTTGGAGGTTGGCCTATGGTGGAGAAGAGAGGATTTAgcccgaaaaaataaaaatacatttttcaTGAGTATAAATTATAATACCCAAGGAAGAAGGTGGAGAGAGAAAaactgaaaacaaaaaaaagagacaaaagagaagaaagaattacataattttatttaggatgCAAAGTTAACTTGGTTAAGACTCGAGCGTGTTGCAAGTTTATTTTTGGAGAAAGGAAAACGAGAAGAAACAAGGAGAGAGAAGGCATTATCATGAAGGTCAGCTAAGTTCACTTACCTCCGAATTGCTTCCTTAGCAAGTTTCTTGCCCATTCTAACAACCAAAGCAGCGACCAACACTGCCACTCATCTTTGCCAATCGAGTTAGAAGTCCACGCGGTCTTGGTTTGCATgcctcataatttttcttttgcaccaTTTGACTTTGTTCCTCAGTAATTATTGGACAATCTTGCAAATCTTCCTCTAGGTTTGCTCCAATCGAACTGTCTTTGTGCATAAGTGAATTCTCTGCTTCTGAATTTGATTCTCCACTTTCTTGCAGAGATTCACAATAGTTTGCCTCAAAAGTTAAATTTGGTGGAAGCTGGGGAATCTCTTGTAATTGACGGTAATTTAAAACTTCTGAATAAGTCAAACTATCACGCTCATTGAGGGATGTAGGAAGGCTAGTGATGTTGTTCTCCCGGAGACATGGATGTATCAAAGAGGGAAAACGGGAAAGATTCTCAAGAACATCTTTCATGCATAAATCACTTCGACGAAGGTATATATATTGTAACTTGGGAAGTTTGGCCTCTATGCATGGATCAGCTGAATCCTCCAACTTTGGAAACTCGACTAAATTTTTGCAACCCGCGAGTCCCAATATTCTAAGGTTTTGTAACTTGTAAATGTTAGATGGAAGACCTACCAAGTTTGAGCATCCATTTAAATACGCTATCTCCAAAGAGATAAGATTTCCTATCGATGCAGGAAGTTCCTTAATAGCGGTGTGCACTAAATTCAAAACTTCTAGGCCTTCAACTTTATGTGGAATATCAGgaaacatttcaaaatttttgcagcCCGCAAAACTGATAAATTCGAGATTTTTTGACTTGAGCTCCTTTGTTAAATTACGAAGTTTGAAGCAATCCAATATAATCAAATTCCGTAACTTGTCATGATTTGCAATCGACTCGTGTGCTCCTACCAAATTTATGCACCGCATAAATTTCAATTCCTCCAGATTTGGAGCAAATGAG
Protein-coding regions in this window:
- the LOC108959693 gene encoding disease resistance protein TAO1-like, with product MRSLRLLILRNVSFQGPICLPNGIRWFEWPGAPSIPEFASGPNKLVGLDLSESRMTIVPKPLEEFRQLKHINFSFCNSLVHVPDISFAPNLEELKFMRCINLVGAHESIANHDKLRNLIILDCFKLRNLTKELKSKNLEFISFAGCKNFEMFPDIPHKVEGLEVLNLVHTAIKELPASIGNLISLEIAYLNGCSNLVGLPSNIYKLQNLRILGLAGCKNLVEFPKLEDSADPCIEAKLPKLQYIYLRRSDLCMKDVLENLSRFPSLIHPSSTKFNF